In Actinoplanes sp. NBC_00393, a single genomic region encodes these proteins:
- a CDS encoding ASCH domain-containing protein — MSTRTTPAPVDTAAAAQFWASYAAARPDAVRVAPDYTVERFGDSAELADELLELVAAGAKRATSSLMADFDTESNPLPRIGCHWIVCDSTGAPRLVLRTTELRIGAFHSVEESFAHAEGEDDRTRESWMANHRHYWQRRCATLGRPWDEHSEEILFERFTVVFPLNLAD; from the coding sequence ATGTCAACGCGTACCACCCCGGCCCCGGTCGACACCGCCGCCGCCGCGCAGTTCTGGGCGTCGTACGCGGCCGCCCGCCCCGACGCGGTCCGCGTCGCCCCGGACTACACAGTCGAGCGGTTCGGCGACTCCGCCGAGCTCGCCGACGAGTTGCTGGAGCTGGTGGCCGCCGGCGCCAAGCGGGCCACGTCCTCGCTGATGGCCGACTTCGACACGGAGTCCAACCCGCTGCCGCGAATCGGCTGCCACTGGATCGTCTGCGACAGCACCGGCGCGCCCCGGCTCGTGCTGCGCACCACCGAACTGCGGATCGGCGCCTTCCACAGCGTCGAGGAGTCCTTCGCCCACGCCGAAGGGGAGGACGACCGCACGCGCGAAAGCTGGATGGCCAACCACCGCCACTACTGGCAACGGCGCTGCGCCACTCTCGGCCGCCCGTGGGACGAGCACTCCGAGGAGATCCTCTTCGAACGCTTCACCGTCGTCTTCCCCCTGAACTTGGCCGACTAG
- a CDS encoding helix-turn-helix domain-containing protein, whose product MAPRKAPSIRQRRLAGELKRLRVAAHLKQEHVAERTGLDASSIYRIERAMNKPQRRTVLTLLDLYGVTDPDRRATLLDWLKEPGDGQPLWFHRYEVYLPDVMMLFVKLEAEAESLRVYESMLVPGLLQTEEYARAITRSVSGWPPEEIERRVQVRLHRQDVLHRSAPMRFRAVLDEAAIRRVVGGPAVMRAQLEHLATASREPGITVQVMPFSTGEYPAMIGNFVLMDFATPFDRPVVYLESSAGDAFIENEQDVARYAEFFDAISARALRPAASRTLIEEAARALG is encoded by the coding sequence TTGGCACCACGCAAGGCACCGAGCATCCGGCAACGGCGCCTGGCCGGGGAGCTCAAGCGGCTCCGGGTCGCCGCGCACCTGAAACAGGAGCACGTCGCCGAGCGCACCGGGCTGGACGCCTCCTCGATCTACCGGATCGAAAGGGCGATGAACAAACCCCAGCGGCGTACGGTCCTCACGCTGCTGGACCTCTACGGGGTGACCGACCCCGACCGGCGGGCCACCCTGCTGGACTGGCTGAAGGAGCCGGGAGACGGTCAACCGCTCTGGTTCCACCGCTACGAGGTGTACCTGCCGGACGTGATGATGCTCTTCGTCAAGCTCGAGGCCGAGGCCGAGAGCCTGCGGGTCTACGAGTCGATGCTGGTGCCCGGCCTGCTGCAGACCGAGGAGTACGCGCGGGCGATCACCCGGTCGGTGAGCGGCTGGCCGCCCGAGGAGATCGAGCGCCGCGTGCAGGTCCGCCTGCACCGCCAGGACGTCCTGCACCGGTCCGCGCCGATGCGGTTCCGCGCGGTCCTCGACGAGGCCGCGATCCGGCGGGTGGTCGGTGGGCCGGCGGTGATGCGGGCCCAGCTGGAGCACCTGGCGACGGCCTCCCGGGAGCCGGGCATCACCGTGCAGGTCATGCCGTTCAGCACCGGGGAGTACCCGGCCATGATCGGCAACTTCGTGCTGATGGATTTCGCGACGCCGTTCGACCGGCCGGTCGTCTACCTGGAGAGCAGCGCCGGCGACGCGTTCATCGAGAACGAGCAGGACGTCGCCCGGTACGCCGAGTTCTTCGACGCGATCAGCGCGCGGGCCCTGCGGCCGGCCGCCTCCCGGACCCTGATCGAGGAAGCCGCCCGTGCCCTCGGCTGA
- a CDS encoding alkaline phosphatase D family protein translates to MTLLDRRTVLLAGLTAGAGAVATTALPGAATAAEGVFRHGVASGDPLPGGILLWTRVTPTPESLPGSGVGPQVSVDWQIATDAGFTAVAAAGTFATGPERDHTVKIDVDGLAPATTYWYRFGYAGTWSPTGRTMTAPAAADAVARLRAGVVSCANWEAGHFAAYRHLAERGDLNLVVHLGDYLYEYGTGAFTAGGSVVRRTEPAHETLSLADYRIRHAQYKTDPDLRALHASVPWIITWDDHEVANDMWSDGAENHTPGSEGDFRARVAASRQAYAEWMPVRLAGAGHIYRRLRYGDLFELSMLDLRTYRSEQEGGTAADDPDRTIAGAAQMSWLTEGLTSSTAIWKLVGNPVMISRLDVGTLPAWLVPPLAKLIGVPQNGVVLNVDQWDGYNADRERLVDTLRAHGTQDVVFLTGDIHTSWANELTTKDTGPSRPAAAEFVVPSVTSDNLNDFLKTRAGGPLSVLAGSLIRATNPHVRWVETDGHGFGVLEVTRSRCRMDWYHLADRTKRDSTARWAQGWSVGRGSAKLRRETSDPLS, encoded by the coding sequence ATGACTCTCCTCGATCGCCGTACCGTTCTGCTGGCCGGGCTGACCGCCGGGGCCGGCGCAGTCGCGACGACCGCCCTTCCCGGGGCCGCCACCGCGGCTGAGGGCGTCTTCCGGCACGGTGTCGCCTCGGGTGACCCCCTGCCCGGCGGCATCCTGCTGTGGACCCGGGTCACCCCGACGCCCGAGTCGTTGCCCGGCTCCGGTGTGGGCCCGCAGGTCAGCGTCGACTGGCAGATCGCCACCGACGCCGGGTTCACCGCCGTGGCCGCCGCGGGCACGTTCGCCACCGGCCCGGAGCGCGACCACACCGTCAAGATCGACGTCGACGGGCTGGCGCCGGCCACCACGTACTGGTACCGCTTCGGCTACGCCGGGACCTGGTCGCCGACCGGCCGCACGATGACCGCCCCGGCCGCCGCCGACGCCGTCGCCCGGCTCCGCGCCGGCGTGGTGAGCTGCGCCAACTGGGAGGCCGGGCACTTCGCGGCCTACCGGCACCTGGCCGAGCGCGGCGATCTCAACCTGGTCGTGCACCTCGGCGACTACCTCTACGAGTACGGCACCGGCGCCTTCACCGCGGGCGGCAGCGTGGTCCGGCGTACCGAGCCGGCGCACGAGACGCTGAGCCTGGCCGACTACCGGATCCGGCACGCGCAGTACAAGACCGACCCGGACCTGCGGGCCCTGCACGCCTCGGTGCCGTGGATCATCACGTGGGACGATCACGAGGTCGCCAACGACATGTGGAGCGACGGCGCGGAGAACCACACCCCGGGCAGCGAGGGCGACTTCCGCGCCCGGGTGGCGGCCTCCCGGCAGGCGTACGCGGAGTGGATGCCGGTCCGGCTCGCCGGTGCCGGTCACATCTACCGGCGTCTGCGCTACGGCGATCTGTTCGAGCTGTCGATGCTGGACCTGCGGACGTACCGTTCGGAGCAGGAGGGCGGCACCGCGGCCGACGACCCGGACCGGACGATCGCCGGAGCGGCCCAGATGTCCTGGCTCACCGAGGGCCTGACCTCCTCGACCGCGATCTGGAAGCTGGTCGGCAACCCGGTGATGATCTCCCGGCTCGACGTCGGCACGCTGCCGGCCTGGCTGGTGCCGCCGCTGGCCAAGCTGATCGGCGTCCCGCAGAACGGGGTGGTGCTCAACGTCGACCAGTGGGACGGCTACAACGCCGACCGCGAGCGCCTGGTCGACACGTTGCGCGCCCACGGCACCCAGGACGTCGTCTTCCTGACCGGCGACATCCACACGTCGTGGGCGAACGAGCTGACCACGAAGGACACCGGCCCGTCCCGGCCGGCCGCCGCGGAGTTCGTGGTGCCGTCGGTGACCAGCGACAACCTCAACGACTTCCTGAAGACCCGGGCCGGCGGGCCGCTGAGCGTGCTGGCCGGCTCGCTGATCCGGGCGACCAACCCGCACGTGCGCTGGGTGGAGACCGACGGGCACGGCTTCGGGGTGCTCGAGGTGACCCGGTCGCGCTGCCGGATGGACTGGTACCACCTGGCCGACCGCACCAAGCGGGACTCCACGGCCCGCTGGGCGCAGGGCTGGTCGGTCGGCCGCGGCTCGGCCAAGCTGCGCCGGGAGACCTCGGACCCGCTCAGCTGA
- a CDS encoding MBL fold metallo-hydrolase — translation MTPNASVTFVGNATTLLRLGTFTLLTDPAFSPAGSRVYLGYGAWTRRLRDPAKTYEELPTPDAVLLSHLHGDHFDRTARRLLPRDLPIVTTTQAQRRLRKRHYSAVQGLPTWEAEEWRRDGQTLRVTALPGRHGPGLVDHLLPDVMGSLIDWEVDGERRLRLYITGDTLYRPFLGEIRDRCGEPDVMLIHLGGTKLLGLTLTMDGRQGAELTGLIRPRLTLPIHYDDYKVMKSPLSDYLTECQGRSLTGVQAIGRGETLTLA, via the coding sequence ATGACCCCGAACGCCAGTGTGACCTTCGTCGGTAACGCCACGACGCTGCTGCGGCTGGGCACCTTCACGCTGCTCACCGATCCGGCCTTCAGCCCGGCCGGCAGCCGGGTCTACCTCGGCTACGGCGCGTGGACGCGCAGGCTTCGGGATCCGGCGAAGACGTACGAGGAGCTGCCGACCCCCGATGCCGTCCTGTTGTCACACCTGCACGGCGATCACTTCGACCGCACCGCCCGGCGGCTGCTGCCCCGCGATCTGCCGATCGTCACCACTACGCAGGCACAGCGGCGGTTGCGCAAACGGCACTACTCGGCCGTACAGGGTCTGCCCACCTGGGAGGCCGAGGAGTGGCGCCGCGACGGGCAGACGTTGCGGGTGACCGCGCTGCCCGGCCGGCACGGTCCGGGCCTGGTCGACCATCTGCTGCCGGACGTGATGGGCTCGCTGATCGACTGGGAGGTGGACGGCGAGCGGCGGCTGCGGCTCTACATCACCGGTGACACGCTGTACCGGCCGTTCCTCGGCGAGATCCGGGACCGCTGCGGCGAACCGGACGTGATGCTGATCCATCTGGGCGGCACGAAACTGCTGGGCCTCACCCTGACCATGGACGGCCGGCAGGGCGCCGAGCTGACCGGGCTGATCCGGCCCCGGCTGACCCTGCCGATCCACTACGACGACTACAAGGTGATGAAGTCGCCGCTCAGCGACTACCTCACCGAGTGTCAGGGCCGCTCGCTGACCGGCGTCCAGGCGATCGGCCGCGGGGAGACGCTCACGCTGGCGTGA
- a CDS encoding HelD family protein, whose protein sequence is MSSLSSVPAADFTEEQHHLTDLYRHLDELRDRTERRLAQARLEGGGTPHARSHRDAVTAQYAERLAQLAAVEDGLCFGRLDRHDDEPLRIGRIGLTDTDRQLLVDWRAPAARPFYVATAVTPHGVTRRRHIRTRARSVIALDDEILDAGRATDTTPLTGEAALLAALTANRTGRMRDIVETIQAEQDRVIRSDLGGVLVVQGGPGTGKTAVALHRAAYLLYTYREQLSARGVLIVGPNATFLRYISHVLPSLAETGVLLATQGDLFPGVTARRPEPPATAELKGRAAMVEILQAAVRVRQRVPDETIEVVADRHVLRLDPPTVDAARERARRSGRLHNLARPLFDRAVLDELAAQVADKIGYDPFWNDPLGEDDALTSSNVLEEADLADIRADLAGDPAVQAVLDELWPVLTPEQLLTGLYADPAAVPQLSADECELLRREPDGGWTPADVPLLDEAAELLGEDDRAARERAVRQWRRELAYAQGVLDVTAGSKSYELEDDFEAAIPNAADVMQADMLAERYEHREWRSAAERAAADRKWAYGHVIVDEAQELSPMAWRLLMRRCPSRSMTIVGDLAQAGTMGAPGGWGEVLHPYVADRWRLAELTVSYRTPAEILAYTRRVLAAAGAPIEPPRPVRHSGIEPWEETGPLSRLAELVGREREGRLAVLTPAGRRDELAALLPVGTDLEEDAVLLTVTEAKGLEFDEVVVVDPAGILAESPRGANDLYVALTRPTRSLGVFTPA, encoded by the coding sequence TTGTCAAGTCTGTCAAGTGTTCCGGCGGCAGATTTCACCGAGGAGCAGCACCACCTCACCGACCTGTACCGCCACCTGGACGAACTCCGCGACCGCACCGAGCGGCGGCTCGCCCAGGCCCGGCTCGAGGGCGGCGGCACCCCGCACGCCCGGTCACACCGCGATGCGGTCACCGCCCAGTACGCCGAACGCCTCGCCCAGCTCGCCGCGGTCGAGGACGGGCTCTGCTTCGGCCGCCTGGACCGGCACGACGACGAACCACTGCGGATCGGCCGGATCGGGCTCACCGACACCGACCGTCAGCTGCTGGTCGACTGGCGGGCGCCGGCCGCCCGCCCGTTCTACGTCGCCACCGCCGTCACCCCGCACGGCGTGACCCGTCGCCGGCACATCCGTACCCGGGCCCGGTCCGTGATCGCGCTCGACGACGAGATCCTCGACGCCGGCCGGGCCACCGACACGACCCCGCTGACCGGCGAGGCCGCGCTGCTCGCCGCCCTCACCGCCAACCGCACCGGGCGGATGCGCGACATCGTCGAGACCATCCAGGCCGAACAGGACCGGGTGATCCGCTCCGACCTCGGCGGCGTGCTGGTCGTCCAGGGTGGGCCGGGCACCGGCAAGACGGCGGTCGCGCTGCACCGGGCCGCGTATCTGCTGTACACCTACCGTGAGCAGCTCAGCGCGCGCGGCGTACTGATCGTCGGCCCGAACGCCACCTTCCTGCGCTACATCTCGCACGTGCTGCCGTCGCTGGCCGAGACCGGCGTGCTGCTGGCCACGCAGGGTGACCTCTTCCCGGGCGTGACGGCCCGGCGGCCGGAGCCGCCGGCCACCGCCGAGCTGAAGGGTCGCGCCGCCATGGTGGAGATCCTGCAAGCGGCGGTACGCGTCAGACAGCGCGTTCCCGACGAGACGATCGAGGTCGTGGCCGACCGGCACGTGCTGCGCCTCGACCCGCCGACCGTGGACGCGGCCCGGGAGCGGGCCCGCCGGTCCGGACGGCTGCACAACCTGGCCCGGCCCCTCTTCGACCGCGCGGTCCTCGACGAGCTGGCCGCCCAGGTCGCCGACAAGATCGGCTACGACCCGTTCTGGAACGATCCGCTCGGCGAGGACGACGCGCTGACCTCGTCGAACGTGCTGGAGGAGGCGGACCTGGCGGATATCCGCGCTGACCTGGCCGGCGATCCCGCAGTCCAGGCGGTGCTCGACGAGCTGTGGCCGGTGCTCACCCCGGAGCAGCTGCTCACCGGCCTGTACGCCGACCCGGCCGCGGTCCCGCAACTCAGCGCGGACGAGTGCGAGCTGCTGCGGCGCGAACCGGACGGCGGGTGGACACCGGCCGACGTGCCGCTGCTCGACGAGGCCGCCGAACTGCTCGGCGAGGACGACCGGGCCGCCCGGGAGCGGGCCGTCCGGCAGTGGCGGCGGGAGCTGGCGTACGCGCAGGGCGTCCTCGACGTCACGGCCGGCTCGAAGTCGTACGAGCTGGAGGACGACTTCGAAGCGGCGATCCCGAACGCGGCCGACGTGATGCAGGCCGACATGCTGGCCGAACGGTACGAGCACCGGGAGTGGCGCTCGGCGGCGGAACGGGCTGCGGCGGACCGGAAGTGGGCGTACGGGCACGTGATCGTCGACGAGGCGCAGGAGCTGTCCCCGATGGCCTGGCGGCTGCTGATGCGGCGCTGCCCGAGCCGGTCGATGACGATCGTCGGCGACCTCGCCCAAGCCGGCACGATGGGCGCCCCGGGTGGCTGGGGTGAGGTGCTCCACCCGTACGTCGCAGATCGCTGGCGTCTCGCCGAACTCACCGTGAGTTACCGCACCCCGGCCGAAATTCTGGCCTACACCCGGCGGGTGCTGGCCGCGGCCGGCGCGCCGATCGAACCGCCGCGCCCGGTCCGGCACTCCGGCATCGAACCCTGGGAGGAGACCGGCCCGCTCAGCCGGCTCGCCGAGCTGGTGGGCCGCGAGCGCGAGGGCCGGCTCGCGGTGCTCACCCCGGCCGGCCGGCGCGACGAACTGGCAGCTCTGCTGCCGGTCGGCACCGACCTGGAGGAGGATGCCGTGCTGCTGACCGTGACCGAGGCGAAGGGCCTGGAGTTCGACGAGGTGGTGGTGGTCGACCCGGCCGGCATCCTGGCCGAGTCGCCGCGCGGCGCCAACGACCTCTACGTGGCGCTGACCCGGCCCACCCGCAGCCTCGGCGTCTTCACGCCAGCGTGA
- a CDS encoding pyridoxal phosphate-dependent decarboxylase family protein: protein MEKDFDEVLARTARIATDWLSTLEQRPVGETATLDELRERLGGPLPAGPMPPVQVVQELAAATEPGLVAIPSGRYFGFVIGAGLPAAVAADWLTTVWDQNAGLYACGPAAAVVEEVAGEWLRELFGLPAGSSYAFVPGCQTAHLTCLAAARHHVLRQAGWNVEEGGLNGAPAVRIVASTRRHITIDRALRLLGFGTAGLTVVPADDAGRMDVAALRAVLAGPPQPTIVCAQAGEVNTGAFDDLDAIADACAPAGAWLHVDGAFGLWVLASPALRHLAAGAHRADSWAFDAHKWLNVPYDSGIAFCAHPEPHRAALSTTADYLVQGGDGSPRDAIDWTPGFSRRACGFPVYAALRSLGRQGVADLVDRCCALARRFADGLATVPGSQVVGEVVVNQVLFRFADDETTTRVLRAVVDSGEAWLSGTAVGGRRAIRLSVSNWRTSGEDIERTLAAFRAAAS, encoded by the coding sequence GTGGAGAAGGACTTCGACGAGGTGCTGGCCCGTACCGCCCGGATCGCCACCGACTGGCTGAGCACTCTGGAACAGCGCCCGGTCGGCGAGACCGCGACCCTGGACGAGCTGCGCGAGCGGCTCGGCGGTCCGCTGCCCGCCGGGCCGATGCCGCCGGTGCAGGTCGTGCAGGAATTGGCGGCCGCGACCGAACCGGGGCTGGTGGCGATCCCGTCCGGGCGCTACTTCGGGTTCGTGATCGGCGCGGGACTGCCGGCCGCGGTCGCCGCCGACTGGCTCACCACCGTCTGGGACCAGAACGCCGGGCTGTACGCCTGTGGCCCGGCCGCCGCGGTCGTCGAGGAGGTGGCCGGCGAGTGGCTGCGTGAGCTGTTCGGGTTGCCGGCCGGCTCGTCGTACGCGTTCGTCCCCGGCTGCCAGACCGCCCACCTCACCTGCCTCGCCGCGGCCCGCCACCACGTGCTGCGGCAGGCCGGCTGGAACGTCGAGGAGGGCGGGCTGAACGGCGCTCCGGCGGTCCGGATCGTGGCGAGCACCCGGCGGCACATCACCATCGACCGGGCGCTGCGCCTGCTCGGCTTCGGCACCGCCGGGCTGACCGTGGTGCCCGCCGACGACGCCGGCCGGATGGACGTCGCCGCGCTGCGGGCCGTGCTCGCCGGTCCCCCGCAGCCGACCATCGTCTGCGCGCAGGCCGGCGAGGTGAACACCGGCGCCTTCGACGACCTGGACGCGATCGCCGACGCCTGCGCGCCGGCCGGGGCCTGGCTGCACGTGGACGGCGCGTTCGGGCTGTGGGTGCTGGCCAGCCCGGCGCTGCGGCACCTGGCGGCCGGGGCGCACCGGGCCGACTCGTGGGCGTTCGACGCGCACAAGTGGCTCAACGTGCCGTACGACAGCGGCATCGCCTTCTGCGCCCACCCGGAACCGCACCGGGCGGCGCTCAGCACCACCGCCGACTACCTGGTGCAGGGCGGCGACGGCTCCCCGCGCGACGCCATCGACTGGACTCCCGGGTTCTCCCGCCGGGCCTGCGGCTTCCCGGTCTACGCGGCGCTGCGCTCGCTCGGCCGCCAGGGCGTCGCGGACCTGGTGGACCGCTGTTGCGCGCTCGCTCGCCGGTTCGCCGACGGCCTGGCCACGGTGCCGGGCAGCCAGGTCGTCGGCGAGGTGGTGGTCAATCAGGTGCTGTTCCGCTTCGCCGACGACGAGACCACCACGCGGGTGCTGCGCGCGGTGGTGGACAGCGGCGAGGCCTGGCTCAGCGGCACCGCGGTGGGCGGGCGGCGCGCCATCCGGCTCTCGGTGAGCAACTGGCGCACCAGCGGGGAGGACATCGAGCGTACGCTCGCCGCGTTCCGGGCCGCGGCGAGCTGA
- a CDS encoding DNA-3-methyladenine glycosylase: MTTSWQDLPAEAVDEAARLLLGWRLTANGVSVRLTEVEAYSGLGADPASHAHRGVTNRNAVMFGPAGRLYVYQIYGMHFCANIVCGESGKAAAVLLRAGEVVDGLALARQRRPAARRDSDLAAGPAKLMQVLALDKGANDTSVLDGSGPATLTPPTGPVGTIAAGPRVGVTSAHDVPWRFWIAGDPTVSVYRRHTPRARRRPSNG, translated from the coding sequence GTGACGACGAGCTGGCAGGACCTGCCCGCGGAGGCGGTGGACGAGGCGGCCCGGCTGCTGCTCGGCTGGCGGCTCACCGCCAACGGGGTGAGCGTGCGGCTGACCGAGGTCGAGGCTTACAGCGGGCTGGGCGCCGACCCGGCCAGCCACGCGCATCGCGGGGTCACCAACCGCAACGCGGTGATGTTCGGCCCGGCCGGGCGGCTCTACGTCTACCAGATCTACGGCATGCACTTCTGCGCCAACATCGTCTGCGGCGAGTCCGGGAAAGCGGCGGCGGTGCTGCTGCGGGCCGGTGAAGTGGTGGACGGGCTGGCGCTCGCCCGGCAGCGGCGGCCGGCCGCACGGCGCGACAGTGACCTGGCGGCCGGGCCGGCGAAGCTGATGCAGGTGCTGGCGCTGGACAAGGGCGCCAACGACACATCAGTGCTCGACGGCAGCGGTCCGGCGACGCTCACCCCACCCACCGGGCCGGTCGGCACCATCGCGGCCGGGCCACGGGTCGGGGTGACCTCGGCCCACGACGTGCCGTGGCGCTTCTGGATCGCCGGCGACCCGACAGTCAGCGTCTACCGCCGGCACACGCCCCGGGCCCGGCGCCGCCCCTCCAACGGTTAA